One window of the Lepeophtheirus salmonis chromosome 7, UVic_Lsal_1.4, whole genome shotgun sequence genome contains the following:
- the scrib gene encoding protein lap4 isoform X7 encodes MFKCIPIFKGCNRQVEFVDKRHCSLNSVPEDILRYARSLEELLLDANHLRDLPKNFFRLNRLRRLGLSDNEIQQLPSDIQNLENLVELDVSRNDIRHIPDGIKGCLALQIADFSSNPIEKLPDGFVFLKNLTVLSLNDMSLTDLPEDFGKLTNLTSLELRENLINILPSSLSSLDKLERLDLGDNEIETLPSHIGSLPALTELWLDHNKLSHLPSELGFLGELTCLDVSENRLEDIPDEISGLINLTDLHLSQNSIGTLPDNIGKLTRLTIFKIDQNRLLDLNSNIGRCIQLQELVLTENYISSLPGEIGNLIKLTNFNIDRNRLEQIPPEIGNLVNLGVFSLRENLLTSIPQEIGTCNELHVLDVSGNRLQYLPFTLTNLNLKALWLAENQAKPMLNFQTDYDESTGEQVLTCFLLPQMEYQTENPGPQGSSIVADGHPTSIENDEMMELPPAEWTNRPSVIKFKDMDNEDDLERETAFVRQKTPHPKELKAKAHKLFGKKDDSTLRDSVDFQSNDNHSLPTSTNLVTCDSGLESVNGLNSDFPTEDEDRIGKVFVDGHEEDDEETYKDRLRLELSRNLKTEVDRRASAELTEAIPPTQILNVDSQKDRAELARQGSLADRSLPAGIQIKRQSSGGDTGMSSSAESTSSDSEREPSAVRFLVESEAALDDTDHGSEPERQRLHRRDTPHHLKNKRIHQQVDKEKVASIIAQALKKQEDGSIGDRSTSSGAQSLSSQVFVPPMSITSDMGDSLGSGDKCTETVIKEFDIIFERADKGLGLSIAGGLGSTPYKANDEGIFISRVTPGGPAELAGLKKDDKVLSVNGHSCVDIDHYESVGILKAAGSLITMKIAREVQVPKKRFIDQLPLQNNVSDHLSSKNGLDNTLEVNSSTLSNFSQSEIKESKSLSVSTTGLTPKSSQLSHTHLFDSSIVNSPTETRKIEKISTTLRRDHRGLGLSIAGGKGADPYIQGSESVFISKIAENGPAAIDGKLYVGDRLLQINGHEVENAEHSEVVRMLKGPDRYVQLLVERITQVTSPMSSSVLSNTSEKSPKVFGLPKPYTGLYSASSYMANRPSYMRTREPGQYTITGSSFSGSSSYSKLPGLSSSYKSESDVSIESKLKEKNIVMNLIEKLPPASKEPGVSTETMKRTTFTETTVKRVTNNDIKPLIEEVIISKAGGRLGLCIIGGSDQSSVPFGNGEPGIFISNIIADGAAARTNKLRLGDRILNVHGNDIHDASHHDAVMALSQTPDQLNITVKHEPLPQGFQEICITKDPGEKLGMTIRGGVGGQPGNPNDGDDEGIFIYKFTPGSVASQNKDLVIGQRIIEVNALSLLGITHSEALNIIRNAKSSIRMVVCDGWNVPEKVSNGDIKSPPPPPTRDISLKIDSSPNKTNQEKIMNVVDDILSSAPSQSNVVFSIGTEEKNEQPPITSVINNEHPQTSTPLVSSVRSVINEESPIIKDTTSHVDIEAKNTNSKPQIGSFDLESSINALHKKIREEGQTTNDEIVEHEESPEKLSLKARLKLFEKEIESQGTVTAPKTDRKFSFLNADELAKMKEEEEKRIAKMSQAEINLLSHSTSYIPSLDSDIDEDDFSHSSSLEKHDPFAGVHTAKAERRIREKLEAEGISISDDLSPTEKRAADAEKRAAWRKARLKSLEDDAIEAQIVVHKMSQLVSNNTDESILNNGTNDINDNVEEEEDNLKNNNVPVVTVKESLISLQLSSDPTNSNEDINTTINPSVEKISSSFSLSILPSSSSSDSEEEIKESIFPPAKDNAIQNSHSSSLFEDESKNSHKDITDLEEHHNN; translated from the exons ATGTTTAAGTGTATTCCTATCTTCAAAGGCTGTAATCGGCAAGTTGAATTCGTAGATAAGCGCCATTGCTCCCTCAATTCCGTACCGGAGGATATCCTACGCTATGCCAGAAGTCTTGAAGAACTCCTCCTTGATGCAAATCACCTCAGGGATCTTCCTAAG AATTTTTTCCGTTTGAATCGTTTAAGACGCCTTGGTCTGAGTGACAATGAAATACAACAGCTTCCATCGGATATTCAAAATCTCGAAAATCTCGTTGAACTTGATGTTTCTCGCAatg ATATTCGCCACATTCCAGATGGTATTAAGGGATGCCTTGCTCTTCAAATTGCGGATTTCTCTTCAAATCCTATAGAAAA gCTTCCAGATGGCTTTGTATTCTTAAAGAATCTTACTGTTTTAAGTTTGAATGATATGTCTTTAACTGATCTTCCTGAAGATTTTGGAAA GTTAACTAATCTAACATCTTTGGAACTAAGAGAAAACTTGATAAATATTCTGCCATCATCGTTGTCTTCCCTAGACAAATTGGAAAGGCTTGATCTTGGAGACAATGAAATCGaaacattg CCCTCACATATTGGAAGCCTTCCTGCACTTACAGAACTTTGGTTAGATCATAATAAATTGTCACATCTTCCGTCAGAGTTGGGATTTTTGGGAGAATTGACGTGCTTAGATGTCTCTGAAAATCGGCTAGAAGATATTCCTGATGAAATATCAGGATTAATAAATCTAACTGATTTGCATTTGAGCCAAAATTCCATTGGTACTCTTCCTGATAATATTGGAAAACTAACCCGccttactatttttaaaatcgaTCAAAATAGACTTTTAGACTTAAATTCTAATATTGGACGTTGTATACAATTACAAGAACTTGTCTTAACAGAAAACTATATTTCATCATTGCCTGGCgaaattggaaatttaattaaattaaccaaTTTTAATATCGATCGCAATCGTTTGGAACAAATTCCACCAGAGATAGGAAATCTTGTTAATCTTGGTGTCTTCTCGTTACGAGAGAATTTACTTACGTCAATTCCCCAAGAAATAGGAACATGTAATGAACTTCATGTTCTTGATGTGTCTGGAAATAGGTTACAGTACCTTCCATTTACGCTTACAAATTTAAATCTCAAAGCTCTTTGGTTGGCTGAAAATCAAGCAAAGCCAATGCTCAATTTCCAGACAGACTATGATGAATCAACTGGTGAACAAGTTCTTACATGTTTCCTTCTTCCTCAAATGGAGTACCAAACTGAAAATCCAG GTCCTCAAGGCTCTTCAATCGTTGCTGATGGTCATCCGACGTCCATTGAAAATGACGAAATGATGGAACTACCACCTGCAGAATGGACTAATCGTCCTTCTGTTATTAAATTTAAGGACATGGATAACGAGGATGATCTAGAACGAGAG ACTGCATTTGTGAGGCAAAAAACCCCTCATCCTAAGGAATTAAAAGCTAAGGcacataaattatttggtaaaaaaGATGATTCTACTCTTAGAGACAGTGTTGATTTCCAATCAAACGATAATCATTCCCTTCCTACTTCTACCAATTTGGTAACATGCGACTCAGGATTAGAATCTGTAAACGGACTCAATTCAGATTTTCCAACAGAGGACGAAGACAGAATCGGGAAAGTTTTTGTTGATGGGCATGAAGAAGACGATGAAGAG ACGTATAAGGATCGTCTTCGATTAGAATTAAGTCGAAATCTTAAAACAGAAGTTGATCGAAGGGCAAGCGCGGAGTTAACGGAAGCTATTCCTCCTACTCAAATACTAAATGTAGATTCCCAAAAAGATAGAGCTGAGTTGGCTAGACAAGGCTCCTTAGCTGATCGTAGTCTACCTGCTGGAATACAGATTAAAAGGCAAAGTTCTGGGGGCGACACGGGGATGTCCAGCTCAGCTGAGTCTACTTCTTCTGACTCC GAGCGAGAACCCTCTGCTGTGAGATTTTTAGTAGAGTCTGAAGCTGCTCTGGACGATACAGACCATGGATCAGAACCTGAAAGGCAGCGCCTTCATCGAAGAGATACACCTcaccatttgaagaataaaagaatacatCAACAAGTGGATAAAGAGAAGGTAGCATCTATTATAGCacaagctttaaaaaaacaagaagacGGTAGTATAGGAGATCGTAGTACTTCTTCCGGAGCACAGTCTCTTAGTTCACAAGTTTTTGTTCCTCCAATGTCAATTACTTCGGATATGGGTGATAGTCTTGGATCTG gtgaTAAATGTACTGAGACTGTGATAAAAGAATTTGATATTATCTTCGAAAGAGCTGATAAAGGGTTAGGACTCTCTATCGCTGGAGGCCTCGGTTCTACTCCCTACAAAGCAAATGATGAGGGAATATTCATATCTCGCGTAACTCCTGGGGGACCAGCGGAACTTGCTGGTCTCAAAAAGGATGACAAGGTGCTATCGGTGAATGGACATTCATGTGTTGACATTGATCACTATGAATCTGTTGGGATTCTCAAAGCAGCTGGAAGTTTGATTACTATGAAGATTGCTAGAGAAGTTCAAGTTCCTAAAAAACGATTCATTGATCAACTTCctttacaaaataatgtaaGTGATCACTTAAGTAGCAAAAATGGGTTGGACAATACTTTAGAGGTTAACTCTAGTACACTATCTAACTTTTCACAATCCGAAATCAAGGAATCAAAATCTTTGTCTGTTTCAACTACTGGTTTAACTCCAAAATCTTCACAGTTGTCGCATACGCATTTATTTGACAGTTCTATCGTTAATTCTCCAACGGAAactagaaaaattgaaaagatttCTACAACCCTGCGTAGAGACCATCGAGGGTTGGGACTGTCCATTGCAGGAGGAAAAGGTGCAGATCCCTATATCCAGGGTAGTGAAAGcgtttttatatcaaaaattgcgGAAAATGGTCCTGCAGCAATAGATGGGAAACTTTATGTGGGTGATAGGTTGCTTCAAATCAACGGGCATGAAGTTGAAAACGCAGAACATTCAGAGGTTGTTCGAATGCTGAAAGGTCCTGATAGATATGTACAGCTATTGGTTGAAAGGATTACTCAAGTTACATCCCCCATGTCTTCTTCCGTCCTTTCAAATACGTCTGAAAAATCTCCCAAGGTGTTTGGCTTACCTAAACCATATACAGGACTATATAGTGCTTCTAGTTATATGGCAAATCGACCCAGCTACATGAGGACGAGAGAACCAGGACAATATACGATTACTGGATCATCTTTCAGTGGTAGTTCATCATATAGTAAACTTCCTGGACTCTCTTCTAGCTACAAAAGTGAGTCAGACGTTTCGATAGAAAGCAAACTGAAAGAGAAGAATATTGTTATGAACCTCATTGAAAAATTGCCGCCTGCCTCAAAGGAACCTGGAGTTAGTACAGAAACTATGAAACGGACAACTTTTACCGAGACTACGGTCAAAAGAGTGACTAATAACGATATAAAACCACTGATCGAG GAGGTAATTATAAGTAAAGCAGGAGGTAGACTTGGGTTGTGCATTATTGGAGGTTCTGATCAATCATCTGTACCCTTCGGCAATGGAGAACcaggaatatttatttcaaat ATCATAGCGGATGGTGCAGCAGCTAGAACTAATAAACTTCGACTAGGAGATAGAATACTAAATGTTCATGGAAATGATATTCATGACGCGTCTCACCATGATGCAGTCATGGCTCTCTCGCAAACTCCTGATCAGCTCAATATCACCGTGAAGCATGAGCCCCTACCTCAAGGTTTCCAG GAAATTTGTATCACTAAAGATCCTGGAGAAAAATTAGGTATGACTATACGCGGAGGTGTTGGAGGTCAACCTGGAAATCCTAATGATGGAGATGACGAaggcatttttatttataaatttacaccTGGAAGTGTGGCAAGTCAAAATAAGGATCTTGTCATAGGCCAAAGGATTATTGAAGTCAACGCTCTCTCCTTGTTGGGAATTACTCATTCTGAGGCTCTTAATATTATACGTAACGCTAAATCGTCAATTAGAATGGTAGTTTGCGATGGATGGAACGTCCccgaaaaagtatcaaatgggGATATTAAATCACCACCACCTCCACCAACTAGAGACATTTCCTTGAAAATAGATTCTTCTCCCAATAAAACGAATCAAGAGAAA ATAATGAATGttgttgatgatattttatcaTCGGCTCCGTCCCAATCTAATGTTGTTTTTAGTATTGGTACTGAAGAAAAGAATGAACAACCCCCCATTACttcagtaattaataatgaacatCCGCAAACTTCAACG CCGTTGGTTTCGTCTGTAAGAAGTGTTATAAACGAGGAATCTCCAATCATAAAAGACACAACATCACACGTTGATATAGAagccaaaaatacaaattcaaaaccCCAAATTGGTAGTTTTGATTTAGAATCCTCCATCAATGCTCTTCATAAAAAGATCCGTGAGGAAGGACAAACGACTAATGATGAAATTGTCGAGCATGAAGAAAGTCCTGAGAAGCTGTCATTGAAGGCTAGACtcaaactatttgaaaaagaaatcgAAAGTCAGGGAACAGTTACAGCTCCTAAAACTGATCGCAAATTTTCATTTCTGAATGCTGATGAATTagcaaaaatgaaagaagaagaag AAAAACGCATCGCTAAAATGAGTCAAGcagaaataaatttgttatctCATAGCACATCGTACATTCCTAGTTTAGATTCTGATATTGATGAAGATGACTTTAGCCATTCGTCGTCCCTTGAAAAACatg atCCTTTTGCAGGAGTTCATACAGCCAAAGCTGAGCGTAGAATACGTGAAAAGTTAGAAGCCGAAGGCATTTCAATTTCGGATGATTTGAGTCCTACTGAGAAGAGAGCAGCTGACGCTGAAAAAAGAGCTGCTTGGAGAAAAGCCCGATTAAAATCATTAGAAGAT GACGCCATCGAAGCACAAATTGTAGTTCACAAAATGTCACAGTTAGTTTCTAACAACACTGATGAAAGCATTTTAAATAACGGTACAAACGACATAAATGACAatgttgaagaagaagaagataatttaaaaaataataatgttccc gTTGTGACCGTCAAAGAATCCTTGATTAGTCTTCAGCTGAGCTCAGATCCTACAAATTCAAACGAGGATATTAATACTACTATCAATCCGTCCgttgaaaaaatttcttcctCATTTAGCTTATCGATATTGccctcttcttcttcctctgACAGTGAGGAAGAAATCAAAGAGAGCATATTTCCTCCCGCCAAGGACAATGCAATCCAAAACTCCCATTCCTCATCATTATTTGAAGACGAATCAAAAAATTCCCATAAAGATATCACAGATTTGGAGGAGCATCACAATAATTAA
- the scrib gene encoding protein lap4 isoform X6: MFKCIPIFKGCNRQVEFVDKRHCSLNSVPEDILRYARSLEELLLDANHLRDLPKNFFRLNRLRRLGLSDNEIQQLPSDIQNLENLVELDVSRNDIRHIPDGIKGCLALQIADFSSNPIEKLPDGFVFLKNLTVLSLNDMSLTDLPEDFGKLTNLTSLELRENLINILPSSLSSLDKLERLDLGDNEIETLPSHIGSLPALTELWLDHNKLSHLPSELGFLGELTCLDVSENRLEDIPDEISGLINLTDLHLSQNSIGTLPDNIGKLTRLTIFKIDQNRLLDLNSNIGRCIQLQELVLTENYISSLPGEIGNLIKLTNFNIDRNRLEQIPPEIGNLVNLGVFSLRENLLTSIPQEIGTCNELHVLDVSGNRLQYLPFTLTNLNLKALWLAENQAKPMLNFQTDYDESTGEQVLTCFLLPQMEYQTENPGPQGSSIVADGHPTSIENDEMMELPPAEWTNRPSVIKFKDMDNEDDLERETAFVRQKTPHPKELKAKAHKLFGKKDDSTLRDSVDFQSNDNHSLPTSTNLVTCDSGLESVNGLNSDFPTEDEDRIGKVFVDGHEEDDEETYKDRLRLELSRNLKTEVDRRASAELTEAIPPTQILNVDSQKDRAELARQGSLADRSLPAGIQIKRQSSGGDTGMSSSAESTSSDSEREPSAVRFLVESEAALDDTDHGSEPERQRLHRRDTPHHLKNKRIHQQVDKEKVASIIAQALKKQEDGSIGDRSTSSGAQSLSSQVFVPPMSITSDMGDSLGSGDKCTETVIKEFDIIFERADKGLGLSIAGGLGSTPYKANDEGIFISRVTPGGPAELAGLKKDDKVLSVNGHSCVDIDHYESVGILKAAGSLITMKIAREVQVPKKRFIDQLPLQNNVSDHLSSKNGLDNTLEVNSSTLSNFSQSEIKESKSLSVSTTGLTPKSSQLSHTHLFDSSIVNSPTETRKIEKISTTLRRDHRGLGLSIAGGKGADPYIQGSESVFISKIAENGPAAIDGKLYVGDRLLQINGHEVENAEHSEVVRMLKGPDRYVQLLVERITQVTSPMSSSVLSNTSEKSPKVFGLPKPYTGLYSASSYMANRPSYMRTREPGQYTITGSSFSGSSSYSKLPGLSSSYKSESDVSIESKLKEKNIVMNLIEKLPPASKEPGVSTETMKRTTFTETTVKRVTNNDIKPLIEEVIISKAGGRLGLCIIGGSDQSSVPFGNGEPGIFISNIIADGAAARTNKLRLGDRILNVHGNDIHDASHHDAVMALSQTPDQLNITVKHEPLPQGFQEICITKDPGEKLGMTIRGGVGGQPGNPNDGDDEGIFIYKFTPGSVASQNKDLVIGQRIIEVNALSLLGITHSEALNIIRNAKSSIRMVVCDGWNVPEKVSNGDIKSPPPPPTRDISLKIDSSPNKTNQEKIMNVVDDILSSAPSQSNVVFSIGTEEKNEQPPITSVINNEHPQTSTPLVSSVRSVINEESPIIKDTTSHVDIEAKNTNSKPQIGSFDLESSINALHKKIREEGQTTNDEIVEHEESPEKLSLKARLKLFEKEIESQGTVTAPKTDRKFSFLNADELAKMKEEEEKRIAKMSQAEINLLSHSTSYIPSLDSDIDEDDFSHSSSLEKHGKLIFTVCIVLAAPLLYFILDPFAGVHTAKAERRIREKLEAEGISISDDLSPTEKRAADAEKRAAWRKARLKSLEDDAIEAQIVVHKMSQLVSNNTDESILNNGTNDINDNVEEEEDNLKNNNVPVVTVKESLISLQLSSDPTNSNEDINTTINPSVEKISSSFSLSILPSSSSSDSEEEIKESIFPPAKDNAIQNSHSSSLFEDESKNSHKDITDLEEHHNN, from the exons ATGTTTAAGTGTATTCCTATCTTCAAAGGCTGTAATCGGCAAGTTGAATTCGTAGATAAGCGCCATTGCTCCCTCAATTCCGTACCGGAGGATATCCTACGCTATGCCAGAAGTCTTGAAGAACTCCTCCTTGATGCAAATCACCTCAGGGATCTTCCTAAG AATTTTTTCCGTTTGAATCGTTTAAGACGCCTTGGTCTGAGTGACAATGAAATACAACAGCTTCCATCGGATATTCAAAATCTCGAAAATCTCGTTGAACTTGATGTTTCTCGCAatg ATATTCGCCACATTCCAGATGGTATTAAGGGATGCCTTGCTCTTCAAATTGCGGATTTCTCTTCAAATCCTATAGAAAA gCTTCCAGATGGCTTTGTATTCTTAAAGAATCTTACTGTTTTAAGTTTGAATGATATGTCTTTAACTGATCTTCCTGAAGATTTTGGAAA GTTAACTAATCTAACATCTTTGGAACTAAGAGAAAACTTGATAAATATTCTGCCATCATCGTTGTCTTCCCTAGACAAATTGGAAAGGCTTGATCTTGGAGACAATGAAATCGaaacattg CCCTCACATATTGGAAGCCTTCCTGCACTTACAGAACTTTGGTTAGATCATAATAAATTGTCACATCTTCCGTCAGAGTTGGGATTTTTGGGAGAATTGACGTGCTTAGATGTCTCTGAAAATCGGCTAGAAGATATTCCTGATGAAATATCAGGATTAATAAATCTAACTGATTTGCATTTGAGCCAAAATTCCATTGGTACTCTTCCTGATAATATTGGAAAACTAACCCGccttactatttttaaaatcgaTCAAAATAGACTTTTAGACTTAAATTCTAATATTGGACGTTGTATACAATTACAAGAACTTGTCTTAACAGAAAACTATATTTCATCATTGCCTGGCgaaattggaaatttaattaaattaaccaaTTTTAATATCGATCGCAATCGTTTGGAACAAATTCCACCAGAGATAGGAAATCTTGTTAATCTTGGTGTCTTCTCGTTACGAGAGAATTTACTTACGTCAATTCCCCAAGAAATAGGAACATGTAATGAACTTCATGTTCTTGATGTGTCTGGAAATAGGTTACAGTACCTTCCATTTACGCTTACAAATTTAAATCTCAAAGCTCTTTGGTTGGCTGAAAATCAAGCAAAGCCAATGCTCAATTTCCAGACAGACTATGATGAATCAACTGGTGAACAAGTTCTTACATGTTTCCTTCTTCCTCAAATGGAGTACCAAACTGAAAATCCAG GTCCTCAAGGCTCTTCAATCGTTGCTGATGGTCATCCGACGTCCATTGAAAATGACGAAATGATGGAACTACCACCTGCAGAATGGACTAATCGTCCTTCTGTTATTAAATTTAAGGACATGGATAACGAGGATGATCTAGAACGAGAG ACTGCATTTGTGAGGCAAAAAACCCCTCATCCTAAGGAATTAAAAGCTAAGGcacataaattatttggtaaaaaaGATGATTCTACTCTTAGAGACAGTGTTGATTTCCAATCAAACGATAATCATTCCCTTCCTACTTCTACCAATTTGGTAACATGCGACTCAGGATTAGAATCTGTAAACGGACTCAATTCAGATTTTCCAACAGAGGACGAAGACAGAATCGGGAAAGTTTTTGTTGATGGGCATGAAGAAGACGATGAAGAG ACGTATAAGGATCGTCTTCGATTAGAATTAAGTCGAAATCTTAAAACAGAAGTTGATCGAAGGGCAAGCGCGGAGTTAACGGAAGCTATTCCTCCTACTCAAATACTAAATGTAGATTCCCAAAAAGATAGAGCTGAGTTGGCTAGACAAGGCTCCTTAGCTGATCGTAGTCTACCTGCTGGAATACAGATTAAAAGGCAAAGTTCTGGGGGCGACACGGGGATGTCCAGCTCAGCTGAGTCTACTTCTTCTGACTCC GAGCGAGAACCCTCTGCTGTGAGATTTTTAGTAGAGTCTGAAGCTGCTCTGGACGATACAGACCATGGATCAGAACCTGAAAGGCAGCGCCTTCATCGAAGAGATACACCTcaccatttgaagaataaaagaatacatCAACAAGTGGATAAAGAGAAGGTAGCATCTATTATAGCacaagctttaaaaaaacaagaagacGGTAGTATAGGAGATCGTAGTACTTCTTCCGGAGCACAGTCTCTTAGTTCACAAGTTTTTGTTCCTCCAATGTCAATTACTTCGGATATGGGTGATAGTCTTGGATCTG gtgaTAAATGTACTGAGACTGTGATAAAAGAATTTGATATTATCTTCGAAAGAGCTGATAAAGGGTTAGGACTCTCTATCGCTGGAGGCCTCGGTTCTACTCCCTACAAAGCAAATGATGAGGGAATATTCATATCTCGCGTAACTCCTGGGGGACCAGCGGAACTTGCTGGTCTCAAAAAGGATGACAAGGTGCTATCGGTGAATGGACATTCATGTGTTGACATTGATCACTATGAATCTGTTGGGATTCTCAAAGCAGCTGGAAGTTTGATTACTATGAAGATTGCTAGAGAAGTTCAAGTTCCTAAAAAACGATTCATTGATCAACTTCctttacaaaataatgtaaGTGATCACTTAAGTAGCAAAAATGGGTTGGACAATACTTTAGAGGTTAACTCTAGTACACTATCTAACTTTTCACAATCCGAAATCAAGGAATCAAAATCTTTGTCTGTTTCAACTACTGGTTTAACTCCAAAATCTTCACAGTTGTCGCATACGCATTTATTTGACAGTTCTATCGTTAATTCTCCAACGGAAactagaaaaattgaaaagatttCTACAACCCTGCGTAGAGACCATCGAGGGTTGGGACTGTCCATTGCAGGAGGAAAAGGTGCAGATCCCTATATCCAGGGTAGTGAAAGcgtttttatatcaaaaattgcgGAAAATGGTCCTGCAGCAATAGATGGGAAACTTTATGTGGGTGATAGGTTGCTTCAAATCAACGGGCATGAAGTTGAAAACGCAGAACATTCAGAGGTTGTTCGAATGCTGAAAGGTCCTGATAGATATGTACAGCTATTGGTTGAAAGGATTACTCAAGTTACATCCCCCATGTCTTCTTCCGTCCTTTCAAATACGTCTGAAAAATCTCCCAAGGTGTTTGGCTTACCTAAACCATATACAGGACTATATAGTGCTTCTAGTTATATGGCAAATCGACCCAGCTACATGAGGACGAGAGAACCAGGACAATATACGATTACTGGATCATCTTTCAGTGGTAGTTCATCATATAGTAAACTTCCTGGACTCTCTTCTAGCTACAAAAGTGAGTCAGACGTTTCGATAGAAAGCAAACTGAAAGAGAAGAATATTGTTATGAACCTCATTGAAAAATTGCCGCCTGCCTCAAAGGAACCTGGAGTTAGTACAGAAACTATGAAACGGACAACTTTTACCGAGACTACGGTCAAAAGAGTGACTAATAACGATATAAAACCACTGATCGAG GAGGTAATTATAAGTAAAGCAGGAGGTAGACTTGGGTTGTGCATTATTGGAGGTTCTGATCAATCATCTGTACCCTTCGGCAATGGAGAACcaggaatatttatttcaaat ATCATAGCGGATGGTGCAGCAGCTAGAACTAATAAACTTCGACTAGGAGATAGAATACTAAATGTTCATGGAAATGATATTCATGACGCGTCTCACCATGATGCAGTCATGGCTCTCTCGCAAACTCCTGATCAGCTCAATATCACCGTGAAGCATGAGCCCCTACCTCAAGGTTTCCAG GAAATTTGTATCACTAAAGATCCTGGAGAAAAATTAGGTATGACTATACGCGGAGGTGTTGGAGGTCAACCTGGAAATCCTAATGATGGAGATGACGAaggcatttttatttataaatttacaccTGGAAGTGTGGCAAGTCAAAATAAGGATCTTGTCATAGGCCAAAGGATTATTGAAGTCAACGCTCTCTCCTTGTTGGGAATTACTCATTCTGAGGCTCTTAATATTATACGTAACGCTAAATCGTCAATTAGAATGGTAGTTTGCGATGGATGGAACGTCCccgaaaaagtatcaaatgggGATATTAAATCACCACCACCTCCACCAACTAGAGACATTTCCTTGAAAATAGATTCTTCTCCCAATAAAACGAATCAAGAGAAA ATAATGAATGttgttgatgatattttatcaTCGGCTCCGTCCCAATCTAATGTTGTTTTTAGTATTGGTACTGAAGAAAAGAATGAACAACCCCCCATTACttcagtaattaataatgaacatCCGCAAACTTCAACG CCGTTGGTTTCGTCTGTAAGAAGTGTTATAAACGAGGAATCTCCAATCATAAAAGACACAACATCACACGTTGATATAGAagccaaaaatacaaattcaaaaccCCAAATTGGTAGTTTTGATTTAGAATCCTCCATCAATGCTCTTCATAAAAAGATCCGTGAGGAAGGACAAACGACTAATGATGAAATTGTCGAGCATGAAGAAAGTCCTGAGAAGCTGTCATTGAAGGCTAGACtcaaactatttgaaaaagaaatcgAAAGTCAGGGAACAGTTACAGCTCCTAAAACTGATCGCAAATTTTCATTTCTGAATGCTGATGAATTagcaaaaatgaaagaagaagaag AAAAACGCATCGCTAAAATGAGTCAAGcagaaataaatttgttatctCATAGCACATCGTACATTCCTAGTTTAGATTCTGATATTGATGAAGATGACTTTAGCCATTCGTCGTCCCTTGAAAAACatggtaaattaatatttaccgTCTGTATTGTATTAGCAGCACCacttttatactttattttagatCCTTTTGCAGGAGTTCATACAGCCAAAGCTGAGCGTAGAATACGTGAAAAGTTAGAAGCCGAAGGCATTTCAATTTCGGATGATTTGAGTCCTACTGAGAAGAGAGCAGCTGACGCTGAAAAAAGAGCTGCTTGGAGAAAAGCCCGATTAAAATCATTAGAAGAT GACGCCATCGAAGCACAAATTGTAGTTCACAAAATGTCACAGTTAGTTTCTAACAACACTGATGAAAGCATTTTAAATAACGGTACAAACGACATAAATGACAatgttgaagaagaagaagataatttaaaaaataataatgttccc gTTGTGACCGTCAAAGAATCCTTGATTAGTCTTCAGCTGAGCTCAGATCCTACAAATTCAAACGAGGATATTAATACTACTATCAATCCGTCCgttgaaaaaatttcttcctCATTTAGCTTATCGATATTGccctcttcttcttcctctgACAGTGAGGAAGAAATCAAAGAGAGCATATTTCCTCCCGCCAAGGACAATGCAATCCAAAACTCCCATTCCTCATCATTATTTGAAGACGAATCAAAAAATTCCCATAAAGATATCACAGATTTGGAGGAGCATCACAATAATTAA